aaaaaaaagtactctttttttttttttataaatcatttgAAAAATTGCTTAAATCAACTGGACCATTtagactattttattttatttctactgagttttatttatttatatatatttttttagacaATATAGTATACAATTTTATATACAGACCATTTATCTTTTATCaacaataacataaaaataataattatgcgCTTATTGGTATtggacataattttaatatgagtaaaaatttgtattaattttttatttaattagaaaaaatattttaatcctTAAATATGCTTAAGTATGCCATAAGTAGTTTAATGGTCTCTAAAAGTGACTTTGCTCTATTTGAGCATCTGACACAGAAAAATCATCTCAACCAATGGCGTGAGTTTGGGGCCAGGATTACCTGTTTTAACGACCAATGGCAGACAGGGGGGAGTTTTTGGGAAACCTGTCTAATGGCAGTCATTATCTCTGCAATTCGGTGCTGCTAATAGCACAGAAATAACACAATGTACCCTCCTCAAATTAGTGTACTGTAAATCATTTTGTGTAAGTACAATAAAATCTAACCATTTCACAGTTGAAATACtccaagaaaaaatatattacaagcATTTAAATTTGCCATTTGTGTGTAGGAGATAGCTGCGGAACGTCTAGAGGTGGTGGCCCATGATCTCGGGATGCTATAATAAGTTCTCTGTCTCAGGGCTGATTGTGTTAAAAGCCACTTTGTTTCCATGAGAGTGGCATCGCTTATCTCCAGCCATCTCCGCCGTACTCGCATGCCTCTGCAGCTAAACAGTCTAGATTGCTCTCAAGTTCAATTAACTCCCCTTTGTCTAACTCCCTTGGCTGTGCCGGAGTGCATATGTGTGTATGCATCACACGCACACCTCATGACTGCGCGTGTGTGCGTGCTCATAGATCCCACCCTCCCATCTCATCTGCAGCTGTCTTCTCATCACTGTATAGAGACACAATATCTTAAGCATTGGCATGCAATGATACAAAGCGTTGGCCCTGCGTAGACAGACAGTATTGTGTGGATGGTGTGAGCTGCAGCCTGTAATATGAGCAGTGTGATCTCCTGATCCCGAATCGGTGCTGAATACTGATGAGCCACTCTGCCCTGCTGTAGTTATTGGTGCGTTGGCTGGAGCACGACTGCAGATACCAGTACATGGAGGAACTGCTGCAACACGTGCGCTACGGCCTGATGGAGGTCTCCGCCCTGCACCGTGTGGCCAGCAGTCACCCCTTCCTCAACTCCAGCAGCACTGTCGCCGCCCTGGTGGAGGAGGCGTTGGACTACCACCGGTCTGTATTTGCACAGCCTTTACGTCAGACGGCCCGCACAACGCCTCGCTTTCAGTCACTAACTTTATATATCATCGGCGGGCGCAAACGGGAGGTCAGCCGCGTACGGGAGTTGCGGTTCTTCAACCCTGCCGCGCAGGAGCACACGCGTGTCGCCGGGGGTTCGAACTGGAGTGAGTTAGCACCCATGCCTGCTGGACGAAGTCACCACTGCGTGGCTGTCATGGGCAACTTCCTGTTCGTGGCTGGCGGAGAGGTGGAACACGCCACTGGAAGGACATGTGCGGTGAGGACGGCATGTCGGTACGATCCGAGGGTGAACCGCTGGACTGATATTGCACCAATGAAGGCGTGCAGGGAGCACTTTGTGCTGGGAGCTCTGGGACAGTATCTCTATGCCGTAGGGGGGAGGAACGAACTAAGGCAGGTTCTACCCAGTGTGGAGCGCTACTGCCCCAAGAGGAACAAGTGGACTTATGTGCAACCTTTTGACCGTTCGCTGTCCTGTCATGCAGGATGTGTGGCTGACGGGCTGCTCTGGGTCTCAGGTAATAATACGTTCCTTCACATTTACCCCACTATTCTGCAAGTTCTAGGcccaaaagtaaaaaaacattactagCATCAGTTTAACATATAATGTTGACTTCTTCTGCTGCAGGTGGTGTCACTAACACAGCTCAGTACCAGAATCGACTGATGGTGTATGACCCAGGACAGGTAACATATTGTATTTATGTGGTTATGTGAGAATAATGTGGCTGGATAAGTGTCTCTTcatcttaaaaaattaaaatattatataactaTGAATTACctttaaatgctgttcttttgaactttctattcatcaagaatcctgaaaaagtaccACGGCTTCtacagaaatattaagcagcacaactgttttcaacattgataataataagaaaatttTCTTGAACAtcaattcagcatattagaataatttctaaaggatcatgtctGTGACACGGAttctttgccatcacaggaataaattaaattttaaaatatgttataaaacggttagttcctgtcctttattctgattggtcaatagctgtgttttatccacaataaaacacggctatgatcGCTTCACcgaacggttctgtgtatcactatacaacacccttagcaaccactcttagcaacgtaaactgtttgttctcggttgatattgttcattgaagcttactgtattaagTAGAactagaagagtattgtgagaaagagctCGATTgaacgagtttattacctgcattcagatttagcatttttcttcaggtcagtcctatgttcataataaaaaatctgtttaaatgtccgatgtattatcttgtccttttaacagttaaggggttttcccgtgactgacagtgcTATTCAAAGCATTtctcagttgcgtcttgttccgtgttcacaacaattcagtcttttcaatataaaagtcttcgctactgactgacacactcataaagacagtctttgccgccatctaaaggcgtaataatgtaacttctgttgctgttcacggtcagggactatatTTTCCGgaggaaggaaggcttttagttaaagtttatttcatgacagttgcattgatacatatttttggctttaatatttgtattgtgtggtaaccgtggTAAAAgcaaggctagtgctgtatcgtgaataagtcaagGCGGAAGGGGTTGCTGTGTGGCTGTCTTTGCGTCGTgtctaacaacgcccttcagccgtcaCTTATTCATGAtgcagcacagcctctcgtaccttatttcttaattaaattagaaaatagttatttgaaattgtaataatatttgactgtttttatggcatttttgatcaaataaatgcagccttggtgagcataagtgacttcattaaaaaatattaatcttgTTATATAATTGTAGTTTCTGAAAATAtgtcttattttaatgtgttaatataAAGTACATGTTTTTCAGAATTTTGTGTCACCAAGAATTGTTTTGGAAAGACATTTTCAGTGTTGTGTCAACTAAATGATTGACAACAGAGCTAAAAACATTGTGACCTATCGAAAGGGCTGTCCATCTGTTAGCGAAAAATTACATATGGCATCTACCCTGATTAAGGTCAATGATGTTGCATATGCCTTTTAACATGCAAACTGCATTTAACATTGAATAgagataaaatattaatttacattgggctcaaaaaacaaaaacaacaatcaaaaaaaacaaaaaaacaaacccaCTACAAATCCTCTACATACCACTGTAATTTCTTAATGTTACATTCAAAAAGACTTAAAAATAAGTATCGTCTAACTTCTGTGGTCAGTGCAACTGTGTGTTTTTCAAAGAGAGAGATATAAAGAAAGAAGAGAGGAGGAAAGAACAGGAGGCAGAGGCTCATTGGTATTCAAAGTGGCTTTGCATTCACCTGCCAGGAACAGCAACCCCCCACCCACACTACCCTCAACAGATGGTCGCCAAACACACACGTGTATattcacactctcactcaccACTGCTCGTGCAATCTCTGCATATACACGCACCTCTCACAAATAAATGCACACGCACATGCCCTGGAATATGCAAAAGAAATTAAcgttaaatgtttgttttgacagtggttttgaaaatgtttggtttttttcatggaggaaaaaaataaaatatatatatatatatactgcatgtGCAGTTTTAAACTATACCCGgaaaaaatgatttattcaaatatttggtAAACCCTTAGTTTAAAATGGTTGTTTTTAACAGTAATTGAAAATAAGAATAATTCACTTTTCAtactgttctttcttttgtaaTTCCCTCTCTGTCTTAGAATCAGTGGCTAGCGCGTAGTCCCATGTTGCAGAGGAGGGTGTACCATGTGATGGCAGCAGTCAAAAGGCAGCTGTATGTGCTTGGGGGGAACGATCTAGACTACAACAATGACCGCATCCTGGTTAGACACATCGACTCTTATGACATGGACATGGACCAGTGGACACGCTGCTCCTTCAGTCTCCTCACAGGTCACCGCACGCACTAAAATCATGTAATAGATATGATAATTCACCTACGCTCGAAGAAcacattttcttttctctttaaaatgtaGCTTTTCTGtatatactgtttttttaaGCATTATTACAAGTACTAAGCTGGTAATATGTGCTAAAATGAACCTAGTTTAGCTCataagacattttttaaatgcacagACTTTGGAGACAAAACTactgtcaaccaatcaaaaaaTTTTCACAAAGATTGTAAAGAGTAATACTTTCACTCAAAATGAGAAACaaggtgttttttttcccacagtGTCCACTGTGCCTGAAAGGGTTAATAGACCTtggtaattatttttttgtatgcgTAATCTCTACATTTTCCTCATAGGCCAAAATGAGGCAGGAGTATCTGtccatgatgacagaatatatGTAGTTGGTGGATATTCCATCTGGACAAATGAACCCCTTGCTTGCATTCAGGTGAGTTTGCTTGAATGCTGCATATGTTTGAATGACATGTTGAATAATTAATGTTGAAATCCTATCATTTGTCTGTTTGGCAGGTGCTAGATGTGAGCACCAAGGGTAAAGAGGAGGTTTTTTATGGGCCGACGCTCCCGTTCGCTTCAAATGGAGTGGCGACGTGTTTCTTGCCTGCACCGTACTTCACCTGCCCCAACCTACAGACCCTACAAGTGCCACATCATAGGATAGGGGCTCTCTAACCTCCCCACTCATTACTCATTGAGGATATTCCCACAAACACACTATGAACCAGTGGAATCATGTAAGAGCCTATTGTACTCCCACAAATTGTGACAGGAGGATGCAGTGGAGTCATCGTTGATCATACATTGATCATGTAGAGCCAATATGAAATGTTCTGATGGATGTGGAAACATTCAAAAAGAAGTTGTTTTTTTGATTGTCAAGCTTGACTGGCGTTCATGCATTTCTGAACTGGATATGCTATGGTGCTGCAGCATGCTTATCCAGTTTAACAAGCAGTGTGTAAATCTGTCTGAATGATTAAGAGACACTTTATGGCCCAgacccaaatggcacacttgaTGTGAACCTCTAAAAGACTGTAGGttgtcccatttgtcattttaacattCAAAAAGGTGTTCATACCACACAGTCAACTTTTACTCAACAATCCATGCAGAATTACATCTAAGGAAAAACGCAAGTGCATTTGGGACAGGGCGGAAGTGCGAGGGATTTCATAGATTCAATCCACTCTCCACTCCGACCTTAATGTTCTGCAACATTGTTGTACTTTCTATCAAAACTCAGGATGAAGACTGTATTGTTTACTGAATGTGTATCATCACAGCTGacgacaaatacacacacagcatCTTCACAATCTGCGTCAACAGTGGCATCTTGACTGTTCTCCATCCTTCCACCAAAAACTGCCCATTCCATAAGAAAACATGTAAGGGCACACTTTTTTTACATAATGTCTATAATAAATTTATGCAGTTGTGCAATGATTAGAATGGTGAGTTCTTTCATCTTTGATTCACTGGATGCAAACAGACGAGCGGTAGCTTTATTCCCAAAGTGTTCCCACTCTACTTTTTGACCAGTGAAGTTTTCCAGTCATTTGTGATCGCTGGCactgttggggaaagttacttttaaatgtagtGCATTACAGTAAGCTAATAAATTAAtagcgttacttagttactttttatggaaagtaatgttaagttacttttgcattactttttctcttCTGGGCTGGGCttccttgtttgtttgttttttaataacaaaaaaaagttttatttttggctaatgtaaaggccctttcacaccaaaagtgaaatgaatacgcctcaggctgaaggaaatggaAATTCCCActcagctcaaacaaacctttcagccgtgctgccattctggactGCAGAAAAATAGGACacgagaagaaagttcaacacttttattttagtaataaaaacaaaaacattttacacaaatgtgatgcttcacttaaaggtgctctaagtgatcctgggtggagtaacttcctgttgacgttcgaagtgttgtcaaacaaaacagaggctagctagaccctcccctccgtgcttcctgaaacagtcatgaacgcgcatttaaaatcattcttgtcggttattggctggagcgtgtttattatgattcgtggtccaggctgcaccagtttgtttttattgccgtttttggagcttgtggcgactacagagaccgtgtttttttacagtgtgttcaggggacaggcagctagcggatagtgaggagatgtttgctgtatgtgacaaaaaatgttttggcctaaaaacgcgtgacatcacttagagcacctttaagtcatttttgcttattagtatagTTGAATtggaaggtcagcagcaaagacattggttaataaaatgAGATGAaatactttaagtatatttgtgtaatttaaaatttaattattgcagtTTTGCGTAATGTTTTGAGTTTGcttttcactatttttattcattttgaggaatactgaaccCGTTTTTGTGCCTGTGAGATGTTAACATTTAGtgtagaactacaataaccatcatgtttacacagcacacacaacacATTTGCACTAAACTTCAGTTTTCTCTCAATATGGAGACAGAAGAGGTGTCAGGCAATAAATGGAAATACAAACTAACTTACATTActtgtttgaaaaagtaactcggCAATTTTCTAGttagtaaatttaaaagtaatgcgttactagctacttgaaaaaagtaatctgattacataactcgtTCCTTGTAATCAACAATATActatataaacaaaacaataagtaaaacaatataatatataaatatatataggaatttaatattttataagtatTTCACTGACCAGAATTTTTTTCAATTTCCATGAATTTACAGACCTGAtattgtctttttttcccccatgaaTGTGGGAACCTTGAAGTAAGCTGCCTACCTAGATAAACTTTACTTTTGGCCATAACAAGGCAGCATTACATGTATCTTTCGTGGAGAAATTCATAAAATATGGCAGGGGATTGAAAATGTAGGACTGACTTATTTTGTTCAATATCAAAATGTAACGAAAAAATGAGCTGCTTTTATAGGCCTAAATGTTGGAACAGAGCTAATTTCTCACTGTACTATAACAATTATTCTATTTGGTCATCTTAGGTGGTGGAACTTACCTCATAACTGTTAAACCATATAAAATAGTTACTCAGATTAGCTCAGAGAATGAAAGAGCGACGTGACAGAGATACGCGGCGATTGAGGTGAGTGAGACAGCGTGGCTTATTTGATGGCTCTGCTCTAATGAAGTGTGATGCCTGTGCCACACTGCGACTGCAAGAGAGGACCGGGAGCTGAGATGGAAATGGAAGGAATGATTGGGACGGAGGAGAGGGGAAGCAAAAGAAGGGTAGGAGGTAGAGAGTGATGAGAGGCTCTTGGCAATTTATGCCCAGAATTGCATGGAGATTGCAAACAGTATGAATAGTTAAAGGAAAGGTTTCCTGTCGAGGTGATTGAGCCATAGGTGTCATATTTGTGGTTTCGTGACTGATTTTGATTACTAGTTCAGTTGTCAGAAAAGTGGACAGTCCAGAAGAGCTGTTTATAATAGTAGACCATTACACATCTCACTGTAGATGCAACTGGCAGAAACGGGGCTGGGCATTTTCTGATTAATCGCAAGCTTTATTTAAGCAAGCTATCTCAATGTCCTTTGTGAAAACGGTTTTGCTGTGGATTTGTTTGGAAATACTTTCTTTGGAGAAACTAAGCAAAAACGGACAATACTGtctctaaaatgtaagtcatttAATATTAAGTTCTTGTTTATTAAACCGTTTTTTAAAATCAACAACACATTTGCAATCATGCTAATATTCAGGAAAACAggcttgtgtgatattgctcaacTAAGTTTTAACAAGAACTCATTTTTTTGCATCCACATCTTAAATTTTGGCAGCATTTTGCACCAAACAACCTAATTAATTTCTGATCAGCACCCTAACCAAAGCACTGTATTACTAAGACAGATGTCAGAACACAAGGGTATTCATACAAAGTTTATTCACAATATCCACACATGAATCCACTAAAGTCTACATCATGTACAACGTTTACATCAGAGGATTGAGAGTTGATGCATGCACTGAAGTCAGTCTTCCTCTAAACTAATCATCTCAGCCTGCCCGCCATCTCCAAGCAGGGCCAACAACCTCCTATAGCCATTCCTAAAACAGTAGAAGAGATTAAAGTTGAAAAAATGATGCATAGTAAAAAGTAAATGGGAATGGATAGCACTGGTTTTAGCATCAGGTTTCTTCTCAGTTCTCAGCTGACATGTAGGTTACTAATGCCGTACCTGAGTGAGGTATTCTTTCCCAGACCTCTCTTGCACTCTGTCTTTCTAAGGCTCAGGGACAGAAAGGGAATAAGAGCCGTCACTGTGGAGGGGTGAAGGACGGCTACAACTTCTAGAACATTATACACTTGTTGGTCATATACGCCTTCATTCTCTTCCACGAAGGCCctgggaaagaaaaaaagaaaagaaaaggtaACTCCGAGTGAGAGTACAGTCTCTAAAGCAGCACTGAGTAGTGTCTACCTTACCGTAGAATAGCAGTGGTGTGTTCACATGGCTGTTCTCCTACTGCAACAGTGCACCTCTCAACAATAAGCTGTGTGACCTCTGTGCTCAGCCTCTTTACTATGGTAAAAACAACAGAACTAATTAAATAACAATGAAATAAAGTCCATTTAAATTTTTAGCAGTAGTTAGAGGGTCTTTTTCAAAGATGATCTCTCTTATTGCTGGGTTTACAATGTTTTAGCAATGTCTCACTGcttgttttattaagtgttttgGTAAAGTAAGGTTCAGGAATTCATTTTACTGATCATATTAGGCCTGGTGGGTAACCATATAAAtgagggaagaaaaaaaaaaaaagatttttgggcTCCCCCctagttattttacattgtaataatatttcaaaatattgtggtttactgtaatttaaataaatgcagccttggtgagtgtaagagatttctttcaaaaacatgtacaaagaaaaaaaaaaaattctcaccAACTCCAAACTTATGAACGGTAATATATAACGCTAACAGAGGAACTATATCAATGACTCAAAACAAAGTGGTGCAGTTATGTTGTCAGAACATGACTGAAGCGCACGTTAATAAACTAtggttcttggtgtgaacgggcctttaaaCGGTTTGTCTCTGCCTACCTTGTGCCTCGTTGACCAGCATCAGTGAGCGTAGCACCACAGGAAGGGGTATCGTGAGTAAGGAAGGATCTCGGTCGCTGTTCCTTTTCAGCAGCTCCAACAGGAAAGCGAGAACGGCAGCGAGTCGCGGGGGAGGAGCAACACCTTTAAACTGGAGGAAGTTATCTCTGCAGAAAATTGTATTCATTGTAACACTAGTGTGAAGTTATTCCTGAAAGGTTGGACATCTTCTACAAGACTATGTAAGAAGCTACATaggatttatttattgttatttatttaggtataaatatgaaatcATGTAAACAGACAAAAGACTCGTACCTCAGCACATGTAGAATGCTTCTTCTGAGTCTTTCCCCCTGCTGGGTGGCTGTTGATTCGCAGGCTGCCAGCAGGACAGGATGATTGACCACCGCTCCAGTAGAGGGCGAGGCTGGGAGGAAGCGGCTCAGGTACTGGGAAATGACACTGTGCAGCTGCTGCTTCAGGTACGCCCCCTGAGAATGGGACACACTCACCGCCATGGACAAACCCTGAAGATGCCAATAAAATATTAGAtctatcatgacaactctcggaagattgttggcatggtaatggatatgacagtgttaatgtatttgggcatggcggaatagatctgctacgctactgctgaattgctgctgctgtagattactgctgttgttgtagagcaagtacaggaacttgctactgccaatcaTTACACCGATACACTGCTGCGAGTAAGACATAGTGCTGATGAATAGCAAATATCAataacccatagcagatctatacaggtggagctggggaaggtggagagCTTTAGAGGAACTCTGAAGCGTGCTGTAAACTGCTATAGCGAATAGtcatttaaatgtgtgagcaaaAAGCTCATGTGACatggaccaatcagcttgtgccaagtAGTTAATGCTGTTATTATCATCTCCTTGTGTTAAGACccatcagcctgcgccatctagagtttcatgacagaactgtgTACTTATGACAGTCAGGGAATTAACACTTATCCCCCATTTTCTACAAACCTGAAATCAACAATGACCTTTAGATATAGTTTCAGCAGTCTAAACACAGATTTGCACAGTATGTGAAGGAGGTGGGCTAACCTGCAGGAACAGAGGCAGACTGTCTTTGAGGGCCGACAGCATTTGAGTGTGCGCGCCACTGTCCTGCTGGATTAGAGCGTGGGGCAGTAAGAGCACATCTACAATGCGAAAGAGCAATTGCTGGGCTCTGGAGGTGGCCAACAGGTGACTCCAGTGCTTAACCAAACAgcctgaaaaatgcacaaaaccaCCATAAACTTATAGTAAACATGCTGtttgcaacccattttacttcagTCGTAAGATGCATTTAACAAGAAGAGACAGAGTACATTGTGTCGAAGAGCACAGACCTATGGTCCAGTATGCCAGCTGTAGACCCTCTCGGCTCTTGTTCAGAAGGTAAGGCTTGATGTATTTGAGGATGTCTCCCACATACTCCAGTGCTCGAGACACCATTGAAGAACGCTCAGAGAGGATCTGGAGCTCACAGTATGATCGACCCACAGCCTAGTAAAGCACAAATACACAGTGTTGGCAATGCCGTATGGCTTATATATTAGAGCTTCTGGTTTGAGTGTGTGTACCTTGATGAACACAGCCATTGCAGGTTTGGGATCTTTGACAGCAGCAGGATGTAGGCCTGCTCTCTGCAGCACAGACTCCACTTCTGGAAGCCGTAGGACCTGTCTGGTTAACTCGGCCAGCTGTTCATCCAGACTTCTGCCTGTACACACGATACCACAGCTGCTCATTCTGACCCACCCAAATCATATTAAGAATACCGATTCGCTACCATTTGTGAGCGACTTGGGGTTGAATGGAtaatttacacaaaaatgaaaaatcaatcAGAATTTATTAtgcatg
The sequence above is drawn from the Megalobrama amblycephala isolate DHTTF-2021 linkage group LG13, ASM1881202v1, whole genome shotgun sequence genome and encodes:
- the klhl32 gene encoding kelch-like protein 32 isoform X1 translates to MPSEPPPSSQDMLTGQRLCQSKSHQDSVLSALNQQRKDGLLCDVTLVAGEQKFHAHKAVLAACSDYFRAMFSLCMVESEADEVTLQGVTSVGLKHALDFAYTGQIMLEPGVIQDVLSAGSHLQLLELLSLCSHYLIQELNSFNYLDLYRLADLFHLPALEEAVVGFLVDHLSELQKNRQEEVLLLPYRLLREVLKSDRLTSLSEEEIWQLLVRWLEHDCRYQYMEELLQHVRYGLMEVSALHRVASSHPFLNSSSTVAALVEEALDYHRSVFAQPLRQTARTTPRFQSLTLYIIGGRKREVSRVRELRFFNPAAQEHTRVAGGSNWSELAPMPAGRSHHCVAVMGNFLFVAGGEVEHATGRTCAVRTACRYDPRVNRWTDIAPMKACREHFVLGALGQYLYAVGGRNELRQVLPSVERYCPKRNKWTYVQPFDRSLSCHAGCVADGLLWVSGGVTNTAQYQNRLMVYDPGQNQWLARSPMLQRRVYHVMAAVKRQLYVLGGNDLDYNNDRILVRHIDSYDMDMDQWTRCSFSLLTGQNEAGVSVHDDRIYVVGGYSIWTNEPLACIQVLDVSTKGKEEVFYGPTLPFASNGVATCFLPAPYFTCPNLQTLQVPHHRIGAL
- the klhl32 gene encoding kelch-like protein 32 isoform X2, with the translated sequence MFSLCMVESEADEVTLQGVTSVGLKHALDFAYTGQIMLEPGVIQDVLSAGSHLQLLELLSLCSHYLIQELNSFNYLDLYRLADLFHLPALEEAVVGFLVDHLSELQKNRQEEVLLLPYRLLREVLKSDRLTSLSEEEIWQLLVRWLEHDCRYQYMEELLQHVRYGLMEVSALHRVASSHPFLNSSSTVAALVEEALDYHRSVFAQPLRQTARTTPRFQSLTLYIIGGRKREVSRVRELRFFNPAAQEHTRVAGGSNWSELAPMPAGRSHHCVAVMGNFLFVAGGEVEHATGRTCAVRTACRYDPRVNRWTDIAPMKACREHFVLGALGQYLYAVGGRNELRQVLPSVERYCPKRNKWTYVQPFDRSLSCHAGCVADGLLWVSGGVTNTAQYQNRLMVYDPGQNQWLARSPMLQRRVYHVMAAVKRQLYVLGGNDLDYNNDRILVRHIDSYDMDMDQWTRCSFSLLTGQNEAGVSVHDDRIYVVGGYSIWTNEPLACIQVLDVSTKGKEEVFYGPTLPFASNGVATCFLPAPYFTCPNLQTLQVPHHRIGAL